From a single Okeanomitos corallinicola TIOX110 genomic region:
- a CDS encoding DUF427 domain-containing protein, with protein MMKATWNGAILAESDKTVVVEGNHYFPPDSINKEYFTDSDAHTSCFWKGVASYYNISVNGETKKDAAWYYPSAKEKAKNIEGYSRFNTNKVQT; from the coding sequence ATTATGAAAGCAACTTGGAACGGTGCAATCTTAGCAGAAAGCGACAAAACCGTAGTCGTAGAAGGAAATCATTATTTTCCCCCAGACAGCATTAACAAAGAATATTTCACAGATAGCGATGCTCACACTTCCTGTTTTTGGAAGGGAGTTGCTAGTTACTACAATATTTCTGTCAATGGAGAAACGAAAAAAGATGCAGCTTGGTATTATCCCAGCGCTAAAGAAAAAGCTAAAAATATAGAAGGTTACAGCAGATTTAATACCAATAAGGTACAGACATAA
- a CDS encoding DUF2382 domain-containing protein, with protein sequence MPLYKLEDFDPNYRETFGGDDIKSLHLYTEGGMEVGAVADVLVDKHGKFRYLVIDTHLDSVGKKILLPIGLSRINYQAGRVFVDGLSKQQVEHLPEYKKYLEIDHEFEEKVRQVYRHPEERKTYNREDYDYEQEPRLYGLNEEYHQNFRLYEEHLIANKHRVKTGEVVVGKHIETETQSVTVPIDKERVVINRVKPTNTASVANSNEVKFQEGEVAHIDVYQENPDIHKETFVREEVRVTKVVERDVVEVQDIIRREELDVDASDNLNIENQHSK encoded by the coding sequence ATGCCTCTTTATAAATTGGAAGATTTTGATCCTAACTATCGAGAAACCTTTGGTGGAGATGATATTAAATCCCTACATCTCTATACAGAAGGAGGAATGGAAGTTGGTGCAGTTGCTGATGTTTTAGTAGATAAACATGGGAAATTTCGCTATTTAGTTATTGATACCCATTTAGATTCAGTTGGTAAAAAAATCCTATTACCGATTGGATTATCTCGGATTAATTATCAAGCTGGACGTGTTTTTGTAGATGGACTCAGCAAGCAACAAGTAGAACATTTACCAGAATACAAAAAATATCTAGAAATTGATCATGAGTTTGAAGAAAAAGTTAGACAAGTTTATCGTCATCCAGAGGAGAGGAAAACTTATAACCGGGAAGATTACGACTATGAACAAGAACCAAGATTATATGGATTAAATGAAGAATATCATCAAAATTTCAGACTTTACGAAGAACATTTGATTGCTAATAAGCATCGTGTGAAAACTGGAGAAGTGGTAGTTGGTAAACATATTGAAACTGAAACTCAATCAGTGACAGTACCTATTGACAAAGAACGTGTTGTTATTAATAGAGTTAAACCAACAAATACTGCTAGTGTAGCTAATTCAAATGAAGTTAAATTTCAAGAAGGAGAAGTAGCACATATAGATGTGTATCAAGAAAATCCAGACATTCACAAAGAAACTTTTGTTAGGGAAGAAGTACGAGTTACAAAAGTAGTAGAACGGGATGTTGTCGAAGTCCAAGATATCATTCGGAGGGAAGAATTAGATGTTGATGCTTCCGATAATTTAAACATAGAAAACCAGCATTCAAAATAG
- a CDS encoding MFS transporter, which translates to MNRTFWITSLIVFVNSLSFTILIPIIYLYGKQFELSDFHTSLLFSTYSVAQFFATPVIGKLSDRFGRKPLLIISLAGTVIANLIAGTATAAWVLFFARFLDGITGGNMSVTQAVMSDITSPKNRAQAFGIYGAAMGLGFVLGPALSLFAQQISIGAAFLAAGLVAFVALLMTILFLPETLDKQIQKPGNIFDLGLGNLIKGLAMPGIGILLLINFLIGTTFTMFTYAFQPYFLKVLDQNNQGLTLLFLTFGTLGVIMQTWGISILKNKFDVVKILFLGLFFRSSAFMLMPVWANINYFVVVSIMFSLFNALVQPMISTLISLNAKPEEQGTVLGLNASYLSISNGVGPVIAGVIVNQSQPITYSYPLYLAGFLTFLVLGFAIYSRRQYTPSNF; encoded by the coding sequence ATGAATCGTACTTTTTGGATTACTTCTTTAATTGTCTTTGTTAACTCCCTCAGTTTCACAATTTTAATTCCTATTATCTACCTTTATGGCAAACAATTTGAATTGAGTGATTTTCACACCAGTTTACTATTTTCGACTTACTCTGTCGCTCAGTTTTTTGCTACTCCTGTAATTGGGAAACTATCAGACAGATTTGGACGTAAACCTTTACTGATAATTAGTTTAGCTGGTACTGTAATTGCTAACCTCATTGCAGGAACAGCTACAGCCGCTTGGGTGCTATTTTTTGCCAGATTCCTAGATGGTATCACAGGTGGTAATATGTCTGTCACTCAAGCTGTGATGTCTGATATCACAAGCCCAAAAAACCGCGCCCAAGCATTTGGTATTTATGGGGCGGCGATGGGTTTAGGTTTTGTATTAGGTCCTGCTTTGAGTTTATTTGCACAGCAGATTTCTATTGGTGCGGCTTTTTTGGCCGCAGGGTTAGTGGCTTTTGTGGCTTTGTTAATGACTATTTTATTTTTACCAGAAACTTTAGACAAGCAAATTCAAAAACCGGGTAATATATTTGATTTGGGTTTAGGCAATTTAATTAAAGGTTTAGCAATGCCAGGAATTGGTATTCTCCTATTAATAAACTTCTTAATTGGCACAACTTTTACAATGTTTACCTATGCCTTTCAACCCTATTTTTTAAAAGTGTTAGACCAAAATAACCAAGGATTAACACTTTTATTTTTAACCTTTGGTACATTAGGAGTAATTATGCAAACTTGGGGAATTTCTATTCTTAAAAATAAATTTGATGTTGTGAAAATATTATTTTTGGGGTTATTTTTTAGAAGTTCAGCATTTATGTTAATGCCTGTTTGGGCTAACATTAATTATTTTGTTGTAGTTAGTATTATGTTTTCTCTGTTTAATGCTTTAGTCCAACCGATGATTAGCACCTTAATTTCTCTCAATGCTAAACCCGAAGAACAGGGAACTGTACTAGGTTTGAATGCTTCTTATTTAAGTATTTCTAATGGTGTAGGTCCTGTAATTGCTGGTGTGATTGTGAATCAATCTCAGCCAATAACATACAGCTATCCTTTATATTTAGCTGGTTTTCTAACATTTTTAGTTTTAGGTTTTGCTATCTATAGTCGTCGGCAATATACACCTAGTAATTTTTAA
- a CDS encoding type II toxin-antitoxin system RelE/ParE family toxin, giving the protein MTDKRVPAEFYRNENGTEPVRDWLKSLSKEERFLIGADIKTVEFGWPIGMPTCRPMGDGLFEVRTNLPQHKIARVLFCFYEGKMILLHGFIKKSQKTPKQQLDLALERKQILEA; this is encoded by the coding sequence ATGACAGATAAAAGAGTTCCGGCTGAATTTTATAGAAACGAAAATGGCACTGAACCAGTTCGTGATTGGTTAAAAAGTTTATCTAAAGAAGAAAGATTTTTGATTGGTGCTGATATCAAAACAGTTGAATTTGGTTGGCCAATTGGAATGCCAACCTGTCGGCCAATGGGTGATGGATTATTTGAAGTCAGGACAAATTTACCACAACATAAAATTGCTCGTGTATTATTTTGTTTTTATGAAGGTAAAATGATATTGCTGCATGGCTTCATTAAGAAAAGTCAAAAAACCCCAAAACAACAATTAGATTTAGCTTTAGAACGTAAACAAATATTGGAGGCGTAA
- a CDS encoding DUF2382 domain-containing protein, whose amino-acid sequence MVLHKLEDYHPEYLDTFENQDIKGLGVYVERTDEKIGKVYDALVDDAGKFRYLVVELGFWIFGKKVLLPIGRTRIDHNNNNNRVYAIGLTKEQAEELPEFDENTITDYDYEEQVRGVYRQSDVSTTTSVEKSGILESSTPLETSGVLETPTYVESTETTSLPTTKPPYTRDTYRYEHEPDLFSLNEQNHQTLKLYEERLIADKHRRKMGEVTVSKHVEMETARVSVPVEKEHIVIEHFIPENADKEVFSGEADFHEGEVARMEVYEETPEVSKETFVREEITVKKVVERETFQTQDTVRREELDVNSPNLPVEER is encoded by the coding sequence ATGGTGCTACATAAATTAGAAGATTATCATCCAGAATATCTTGATACTTTTGAAAATCAAGACATCAAAGGTTTAGGAGTATATGTAGAAAGAACTGATGAAAAAATTGGTAAGGTGTATGATGCTTTGGTGGATGACGCAGGCAAGTTTCGATATTTAGTAGTTGAATTAGGTTTTTGGATTTTTGGTAAAAAAGTTTTATTACCAATTGGTAGGACTCGTATAGATCATAATAATAATAATAATCGAGTTTATGCCATTGGTTTAACAAAAGAACAAGCAGAAGAATTACCAGAATTTGACGAAAATACTATCACTGATTATGACTATGAAGAACAGGTAAGGGGAGTATATCGTCAATCTGATGTTTCTACTACTACATCTGTTGAAAAATCCGGTATCCTAGAGTCATCAACGCCTTTAGAAACATCTGGTGTATTAGAAACGCCAACTTATGTAGAATCTACAGAAACCACATCTTTACCAACCACTAAACCACCTTACACCCGTGATACTTATCGCTACGAACACGAACCAGATTTGTTTTCATTAAATGAACAAAATCATCAAACTTTGAAACTATATGAAGAAAGACTGATTGCTGATAAACATCGCCGCAAAATGGGGGAAGTAACAGTTAGTAAACACGTGGAAATGGAAACTGCACGAGTATCAGTACCAGTAGAAAAAGAACACATTGTCATTGAACATTTTATTCCTGAAAATGCAGATAAAGAAGTGTTTAGTGGTGAAGCTGACTTTCATGAAGGTGAAGTAGCTCGTATGGAAGTTTATGAAGAAACCCCAGAAGTGAGTAAAGAAACTTTTGTGAGGGAAGAAATCACAGTAAAAAAAGTTGTTGAGAGAGAAACTTTTCAAACTCAAGATACTGTGAGAAGGGAAGAGTTAGATGTAAATTCACCTAACTTACCGGTTGAAGAAAGGTAA
- a CDS encoding molybdopterin-binding protein, with product MPRKEQGWVTFQTSEEERKILEEFCQHSQRTKTEILRELVRGLHKQSEQTKSQISQQTPQQQVEIQTSEVEIIAPKKPLKVSSRNILKGVVKQVTKGTVNSEVTLEIVHKVELTSIISKVSAEELGLVEGAEAYAVIKSNDIVIAKD from the coding sequence ATGCCTAGAAAAGAGCAAGGTTGGGTGACATTCCAAACCTCAGAAGAAGAACGGAAAATTTTAGAAGAGTTTTGTCAACACTCTCAGCGGACTAAAACTGAGATTTTGCGGGAATTGGTGCGTGGTTTACACAAACAATCGGAGCAAACAAAATCACAAATATCACAACAAACCCCTCAGCAACAAGTAGAAATTCAGACTTCTGAAGTAGAAATTATTGCTCCCAAAAAACCATTAAAAGTTAGTTCTCGTAATATTTTAAAGGGTGTTGTGAAACAAGTTACTAAAGGAACTGTAAACAGTGAAGTAACTTTAGAAATTGTCCATAAAGTTGAGTTAACTTCCATCATTAGTAAGGTATCTGCGGAGGAATTAGGATTAGTTGAAGGTGCAGAAGCCTATGCTGTAATTAAGTCTAATGATATTGTTATTGCTAAAGATTAA
- a CDS encoding DUF2382 domain-containing protein: MNNEHSHTNLSSVNHRVEKEKITIPLLEERLLIENKKHKIGEVIIRKEIETQIVPVSVRREKLIIEQVSPEYQKLAEIDLINKETTEFISLEKDLIVNGEFTSAKVASLLLNAIAQEENHGCQQIKVTVVVENEYQQQKYQEWFNHCSNSASTSSS, encoded by the coding sequence ATGAACAACGAACATAGCCATACTAATTTATCTTCCGTAAATCATCGGGTAGAAAAGGAAAAAATAACTATTCCTCTCTTGGAAGAAAGATTGTTAATAGAAAATAAAAAACACAAGATAGGAGAGGTAATTATTCGCAAAGAAATTGAAACGCAGATAGTTCCAGTTTCTGTAAGAAGGGAAAAATTGATTATTGAACAAGTTAGCCCAGAATATCAGAAATTAGCAGAAATTGATTTAATCAATAAGGAAACAACAGAATTTATTAGTTTGGAGAAAGATTTAATTGTTAATGGAGAATTTACTTCTGCTAAAGTTGCTAGTTTGCTTTTAAATGCAATCGCTCAAGAAGAAAATCATGGATGTCAGCAAATCAAAGTCACAGTTGTTGTAGAGAATGAGTACCAGCAGCAAAAGTATCAAGAATGGTTTAATCACTGCTCTAATTCTGCTTCTACTTCTTCCTCTTAA
- a CDS encoding type II toxin-antitoxin system prevent-host-death family antitoxin, with amino-acid sequence MSNQTNLTDARNNLAEICAQVVADREVMIITQPDGENVALIAADELESLLETTHLLRSPKNAARLLTSLERAKTRTLKPQNINELRQELGID; translated from the coding sequence ATGTCCAACCAAACAAACTTAACTGATGCTCGTAATAACCTAGCTGAAATCTGCGCTCAAGTAGTTGCAGATAGAGAAGTAATGATTATTACCCAACCTGACGGTGAGAACGTCGCCTTAATTGCTGCTGACGAATTAGAAAGTTTATTAGAAACAACTCATTTACTGCGCTCCCCTAAAAATGCAGCGCGTCTTTTAACTTCTTTAGAAAGAGCAAAAACCAGAACTTTAAAACCGCAAAATATTAACGAACTACGTCAGGAGTTGGGAATTGACTAA
- a CDS encoding DUF72 domain-containing protein produces MKFLIGCAVWAYKGWVGELYPPGTRTTDFLNLYSRRFTTVEGNTTFYAVPNPETVTRWVQQTPPDFEFCLKLPRDITHQKLLKPHIPAALAFLERMQPLGKGLGPIFAQLPPSYSPALIDDLQTFLEAWPRQDAPLAVEVRHREWFEEPHLSNLTTLLKDLGVGRVLLDTRPVYTGENDPQLASERRKPQLPVQFSVTAPFTLIRFISHPSLSVNQPFMEEWVTQIQQWLKAGIKVYLFVHCPIEDISPNNARYFQQLLEKNGLEIPPLPWNNLSQSHQLSLW; encoded by the coding sequence GTGAAATTCTTGATTGGTTGCGCAGTTTGGGCATATAAAGGTTGGGTGGGTGAACTTTATCCCCCAGGAACTCGTACTACAGATTTTTTAAATCTTTATAGTCGTCGCTTCACCACTGTGGAAGGTAATACAACTTTTTACGCTGTACCTAACCCAGAAACTGTTACCCGTTGGGTGCAACAAACACCTCCAGATTTTGAATTTTGTTTAAAGTTACCGCGAGATATCACCCATCAAAAATTACTGAAACCCCATATTCCCGCAGCTTTAGCATTTTTGGAAAGGATGCAGCCTTTAGGTAAAGGGTTGGGACCCATATTTGCCCAACTACCACCGAGTTATTCACCAGCTTTAATAGATGATTTACAAACGTTTCTGGAAGCATGGCCGCGTCAAGATGCACCTTTAGCTGTAGAAGTTAGACATCGTGAATGGTTTGAAGAACCTCATTTGAGTAATTTAACAACCTTATTAAAAGATTTGGGAGTTGGTCGAGTTTTATTAGATACTCGTCCTGTTTATACAGGGGAAAATGACCCACAATTAGCATCAGAAAGACGAAAACCTCAACTACCAGTGCAATTTTCTGTAACTGCACCTTTTACCTTAATTCGGTTTATTTCTCATCCGAGTTTATCAGTAAATCAGCCATTTATGGAAGAATGGGTAACGCAAATTCAGCAGTGGTTAAAAGCAGGAATTAAAGTTTATTTATTTGTCCATTGTCCCATTGAAGATATATCTCCTAATAATGCTCGTTATTTTCAACAATTATTAGAAAAAAATGGGTTAGAAATTCCGCCTTTACCTTGGAATAATTTGAGTCAATCTCATCAACTAAGTTTATGGTAA
- a CDS encoding Uma2 family endonuclease, with translation MVKIPFSPAFIPPLTNGDKLNRYEFERRYDSTSKVKKAELIEGIVYIMPAALRFRSHGQPHARILTWLGNYEVLTPGVELAIEPTVRLDLDNEPQPDAVLIITPAAGGQTRISEDDYIEGAPELVVEIAASSTAIDLHGKKQAYRRNGVKEYIVWQVLEQKLSWFSLEQGEYLELTPDANDILKSRIFPGLWLAVNELLTGNMLAVLNVLQSGLQSREHAEFISKLGND, from the coding sequence ATGGTTAAAATTCCCTTTTCTCCTGCTTTTATTCCTCCTTTGACAAACGGTGATAAACTTAATCGTTATGAATTTGAGCGTCGTTATGATAGTACCTCTAAAGTTAAAAAAGCCGAATTAATTGAAGGAATTGTATATATTATGCCCGCTGCTTTGCGTTTCCGAAGTCACGGTCAACCTCATGCTCGTATCCTCACATGGCTGGGTAATTATGAGGTTTTAACTCCTGGTGTAGAATTAGCAATTGAACCAACAGTACGTTTAGATTTAGATAATGAACCTCAACCAGATGCGGTTTTAATTATCACACCAGCAGCAGGTGGACAAACTAGAATTAGTGAAGATGATTATATTGAAGGTGCGCCAGAATTAGTGGTGGAAATTGCTGCTAGTAGTACAGCGATTGATTTACATGGTAAAAAACAAGCCTATCGTCGTAATGGGGTAAAAGAATATATTGTTTGGCAAGTTTTAGAACAAAAATTAAGTTGGTTTTCTTTAGAACAAGGTGAATATTTAGAATTAACACCTGATGCAAATGATATTTTAAAAAGTCGGATATTTCCAGGTTTATGGTTAGCAGTAAATGAATTGTTAACAGGAAATATGCTCGCAGTTTTGAATGTTTTACAAAGTGGGTTACAGTCTAGAGAACACGCGGAATTTATTAGTAAATTGGGCAATGATTAG
- a CDS encoding helix-turn-helix transcriptional regulator — translation MTKNPYIGSSLDEFLEEEGTLDEINLIAIKRVIAWQIQTAMAEKNITKTAMAEKMKTSRSSIDRLLDPDHHSVTLDTIDKAARVLGKKIRFELIDA, via the coding sequence ATGACAAAAAACCCTTATATTGGTTCTTCTCTTGATGAGTTTTTAGAAGAAGAAGGAACATTAGACGAAATCAATTTAATAGCTATTAAAAGAGTAATTGCTTGGCAAATTCAAACCGCAATGGCTGAGAAAAATATTACTAAAACAGCAATGGCTGAAAAGATGAAAACAAGTAGATCCTCTATTGATAGACTTTTAGATCCTGATCATCATTCTGTTACTTTAGACACAATTGATAAAGCTGCAAGAGTTCTTGGTAAGAAAATTCGTTTTGAATTGATAGATGCTTGA
- the bchB gene encoding ferredoxin:protochlorophyllide reductase (ATP-dependent) subunit B, whose translation MKLAYWMYAGPAHIGTLRVASSFKNVHAIMHAPLGDDYFNVMRSMLSRERNFTPVTTSVVDRHVLSRGSQEKVVDNIIRKDVEEHPDLILLTPTCTSSILQEDLHNFVERAQLEAQGDVMLADVNHYRYNELQAADRTLQQIIQYYIEKARKKGELPTEKTANPSVNIIGISTLGFHHNHDCTELKKLMADLGIEVNTIIPEGASVHQLKNLPKAWFNLIPYREIGLTTAKYLEENFGTPFVDITPMGVVETARCIRKIQQVINAEGAEVNYDEYINEQTLHVSQAAWFSRSIDCQNLTGKKAVVFGDNTHAAALTKILSREMGIHVVMAGTYCKYDSDWFREQVSEYCDEVLITEDHGEIGDAIARLEPSAIFGTQMERHVGKRLDIPCGVIAAPIHVQNFPIGYKPFMGYEGTNQITDLIYNSFTLGMEDHLLEIFGGHDTKEVITKGISSETGLNWTKDGQAELNKIPGFVRGKVKRNTEKFARERGFKDISAEVLYAAKESVGA comes from the coding sequence ATGAAATTAGCTTACTGGATGTATGCAGGCCCCGCTCACATTGGCACTTTACGGGTTGCCAGTTCCTTTAAAAATGTCCACGCCATCATGCACGCTCCCCTGGGAGACGACTATTTTAACGTCATGCGCTCTATGTTATCGCGGGAAAGGAACTTTACCCCAGTTACAACCAGCGTCGTAGACAGACACGTTTTATCCCGTGGTTCTCAAGAAAAAGTAGTAGATAATATTATCCGCAAAGATGTAGAAGAACACCCAGATTTAATTCTTTTAACTCCCACCTGTACCTCCAGTATTTTGCAAGAAGATTTACATAACTTTGTGGAACGAGCGCAGTTAGAAGCACAAGGTGATGTGATGCTGGCGGATGTTAACCATTACCGCTACAACGAACTACAAGCAGCAGACAGAACTTTACAACAAATTATCCAATACTATATCGAAAAAGCCCGCAAAAAAGGGGAATTACCTACAGAAAAAACAGCTAATCCTTCAGTTAATATTATTGGTATTTCTACCCTGGGGTTCCATCATAATCATGACTGTACAGAACTGAAAAAATTAATGGCTGATTTAGGAATTGAGGTAAATACTATCATTCCTGAAGGTGCATCAGTTCATCAATTAAAGAACTTACCAAAAGCATGGTTTAATTTAATTCCTTATCGGGAAATTGGTTTAACAACTGCCAAATATTTAGAGGAAAACTTTGGTACACCTTTTGTTGATATTACACCTATGGGTGTGGTGGAAACTGCCAGATGTATCCGCAAAATTCAACAGGTAATTAATGCCGAAGGTGCGGAAGTTAATTATGATGAATATATCAATGAACAAACTTTGCACGTATCCCAAGCGGCTTGGTTTTCTCGTTCTATAGATTGTCAGAATTTAACAGGTAAAAAAGCGGTGGTATTTGGTGATAATACCCATGCAGCAGCTTTAACTAAAATTCTTTCACGGGAAATGGGAATTCATGTAGTTATGGCGGGTACTTATTGTAAATATGATTCTGACTGGTTTAGAGAACAGGTAAGCGAGTATTGTGATGAGGTTTTAATTACAGAAGATCATGGAGAAATTGGGGATGCGATCGCCCGGCTTGAACCTTCTGCTATATTTGGAACACAGATGGAACGTCACGTTGGTAAACGTTTGGATATTCCTTGCGGTGTGATTGCAGCACCTATTCACGTTCAGAATTTCCCCATTGGTTACAAACCATTTATGGGTTATGAAGGTACAAATCAAATCACAGATTTAATCTACAATTCCTTCACTTTGGGAATGGAAGATCACCTATTAGAAATCTTTGGTGGACACGATACAAAAGAAGTAATTACCAAAGGAATTTCCTCAGAAACTGGGTTGAATTGGACAAAAGATGGCCAAGCAGAATTGAATAAGATTCCTGGTTTTGTGCGCGGAAAAGTGAAGCGAAATACCGAAAAGTTTGCCCGTGAACGTGGGTTTAAGGATATCTCGGCTGAGGTTTTGTATGCCGCGAAGGAGTCTGTAGGGGCGTAG